GAGTATCTGAGGCTTATGGGACCGGATGAGAGGAACACCCTAATCTTTGTCAGCTACCAGATCGATGGAACCTTGGGGAGCAGAATTAGAAACGGTGTGAGGGAGATCACCCTCATCGGCCCCACAGGAAAGATTGAAGCTGTCAAAATAAATATGGCTGTCGAATCCTTCGAAGGATTCTCAGGGCACTCAGATAGAAACCAGATCCTGGAGTTCTTAAGGAGAATATCTGCGAAACCTTCAAAGGTCATAGTGAACCATGGCGAGTATAAGAAATGTGAGAATATGGCTGCAACCATATCCTCAATCTTCAAGGTCAAGTCAATAGTCCCTGACAACTTAGAGACCTTGAGACTAAAGTAGAGCCATTAATCATCTCCACATGAACCGCCTCGAAACAGGGGAAAACCCTTACATGAAATTTCAGGCTGACTTATAGATCCTGTAGATTTTATCCCCTACATAATGGATGTTCTCAACCACAACACCCCTAGAAATATTAACCATACTCTCTGAACTGTATAAGGCCCTACCTACCGCCAAGGTTTTACCATACTTCTCATCAACGACAGTCACAAAAGATCCATCCTGAAAAATGCCGTGAACACTTTTAACACCGGGAGCCATGATGTTTGCACCATTACATACATGGGCGACAGCGCCCATATCGACAACGATCCTGCCCAGAGACGACAGGTAACTTTCAAAGAGGAGGGTTGGAGCAATGATTCCACCGCTCTTGAATAGGAGGGGAACCCTACCGATGAAGAAGATATCGACCCCATTGGATCGAGCAACCTCCACACTAACCCTCCCACCCTCAAGGTTAAGATAATCCTTGAAAGATGATAGTTGAGATGCTAAAACCTTAACTTCTTTATGACTCAACGTTCGCCTGGAGATAGACAATACCCATCCACCACGACAAGGTTTAAATGACGCATACAAACCCTTAAAGGTAGACTTGTAGCGTGAAAGGAATGTCCGACATTGCAACAAAGATCTTTGAGGAGAGCCTCAACAAAGTAGTCCTGGTCCAGCTCAAAGGAGGAAGGAACGTTAGAGGCAGACTCTACAGTTACGATCAACATATGAACCTCGTCATTGAGGACGCTGAAGATGTGACAGAGACCGACAAGACCAAGAAGCTTGGAACCCTGATCGTCAGGGGAGACAACGTAGTCTGGATAAGTCCACCACCAACCAGTTAAAAACAGGAAGCCACAACAAAACATTGATTGGGAGTCTTAACGATGGGTAAAGGAACACCCTCCATGGGTAAGAAGGCAAGGTCCAAATCCCACATAACATGCAGAAGATGCGGCAGACACTCCTACAGCATAAGGAGAAGAAGATGCGCCGCATGCGGATATGGAGAGTCTAAGAGAATAAGAGAATATTCATGGCAGAACAAGAAAGTCAACAGGATCAGAATAGTATAGTAAGAACAAACCTCTCCATGAAGAGCCAACTTCTAAACCTCAACTGATTGAAAAAGAGGAGAGACGTAAGTTTATGAGTGGCAACATCTTGAAGAATTTCGGCGGCACCCTACGACTGGGCCGGTCGTCTAGTCTGGATGCGTGGATGCAGGAAAATTAGGATACCTGCCTGACACGCAGGTGGTCGAGGGTTCAAGTCCCTCCCGGCCCACCATGTTAAAGGTTTAAAACCTTATGAATCTCTGGTGAAGACAGAAATGAAGCCATGCCACCTCTTTCTCCTTCCCGAAAGGTCACTGTCCCCACAATAGTGTGGAACGCGAATGTAGCAGAGGGCCCCACCTGAAGGGTACAGATAATTAGAGATTCAGGTGAAGGCCCCTACTGCAATTCAAATAACACCGATGCCGAAGCAGAAATTCGACTTCAAAGTCTACACATCTCTAACAGCTAATTTAATCACACTTAGGTGAACCGAAACGTATACTGTCAAGATGGCGCTCCTTCACTGGACCAGCACAACCTGTGACGCTGAGCATTTCAGAGTTTCCTAGCAGGTCCCAGTCTCTTTCAGCCAAGACAGTGAATACCCTACATATACGTAAACGCTCACTGCCAAGACAAGCTTGCGTATAGCTGACGGATCTCGAACCTTGACTATCACAGTTACAGGTGGATTGGTTGAACCACCACAGTGACTCATGCAGT
This region of Candidatus Bathyarchaeota archaeon genomic DNA includes:
- a CDS encoding DUF1947 domain-containing protein — protein: MSISRRTLSHKEVKVLASQLSSFKDYLNLEGGRVSVEVARSNGVDIFFIGRVPLLFKSGGIIAPTLLFESYLSSLGRIVVDMGAVAHVCNGANIMAPGVKSVHGIFQDGSFVTVVDEKYGKTLAVGRALYSSESMVNISRGVVVENIHYVGDKIYRIYKSA
- a CDS encoding 50S ribosomal protein L37e, translated to MGKGTPSMGKKARSKSHITCRRCGRHSYSIRRRRCAACGYGESKRIREYSWQNKKVNRIRIV
- a CDS encoding RNA-binding protein, with the protein product MSDIATKIFEESLNKVVLVQLKGGRNVRGRLYSYDQHMNLVIEDAEDVTETDKTKKLGTLIVRGDNVVWISPPPTS